The Streptomyces sp. Je 1-332 genome has a window encoding:
- a CDS encoding D-alanyl-D-alanine carboxypeptidase, with amino-acid sequence MFWRNGNASGVAYEEASVAGETPDRSKQRKSSGNPTGAKPSVPAPAPDERDPRLAVAREVPAAREETRDETREDQATAVFSTRAVASGPEERTESSAAAEEPAKGTKAAEPGDARLRAAVAAWVASADEETPGAAETAAEGAEKRDSPSTEEAAGSGGSGVSGQPAEANVSAGDSADEEDADDADGAGAGATTEAADEPGDAAAGVDSASEPAGAAGSDAADEPEQADGAGDEDGPSGNTGNSRAAAEPMADAKRAEPTAAAKLADPKSAESTADAKPDKPEADPEPAGPQTGAEPAESTADAEPSGPKADDKPAEPKADAKPAEPKADAKSAEQTAAAEPAGLKTDAKATKPTAGAKPADPVADAKRAEPKAAAEPAGPKAGAKSADPKADAKLADPRAEAKPSDPEPEAKSTEPKPGAKPSDPEPEAKSTEPKPGAKPSDPKPEAKSTDPKPGAKPSDPEPEAKSTDPKPGAKPSDPEPEAKSTDPKPDAKPKPDAKPKADPAPSAATATAATAAAAAAPSAAEADKPSGGKSSGKSSGEAKTTGTPAPADSAPKASADAPAESGTESGTGEKPSGDDAPTGGVDQATAVFKAVSPKAVDQPTTMLKLGDHKPGAKKPDAKQDAKPDAKPEAKPEGDAERTSKFVALKPLDGAPKPPAATPPGAKAPTPEKAPTPEKAPTPEQASAPEKANVGPERTTQQPLPPRPPLDLLAELTNTPPPPETPVRTAVRRVKIWTPLVLLLVIVFAVVQAVRPLPTPTLTLTAKETVSFEGGKPSMPWPGEGQAAMDVNGIGTFGTSGDQKPVPIASIAKVMTVYLVLRDHPLKKGGDPGPDIPVDAAAAKHYKTGKAGNESVVKVTEGQKITEYEALQAVMLPSANNIAKLLARWDTKSDSEDEFVAKMNKTAKELGMKNTHYTDPSGLDKTTVSTAEDLVKLGRAAMEDPVFNEISRQPSYKDLNGDKQNNFFGLVPTVAIGIKTGTTTAAGGNILFAAEKKVGGQTRTIIGAALGQYGDNGVANIDEVTGVTRKLIEAGQGALTAKTIVKKGDVVGEVDDGLGGTTPVVATKDVKAAGWSGLTVKLKLGDKAGSTVPHSAKAGTQVGVLSVGDGKDGAVEVPVALQKDLAEPGLGAKLTRVG; translated from the coding sequence GTGTTTTGGCGCAACGGCAACGCGAGCGGCGTGGCGTACGAGGAGGCATCGGTGGCGGGCGAGACCCCCGACAGGTCGAAGCAGCGGAAGTCGTCGGGGAACCCGACTGGGGCAAAGCCGTCCGTGCCGGCACCGGCGCCGGATGAACGCGACCCGCGCCTCGCGGTGGCCCGAGAGGTCCCCGCGGCGCGGGAGGAGACGCGGGACGAGACGCGGGAGGACCAGGCGACGGCGGTCTTCTCGACGCGAGCCGTGGCCTCCGGCCCGGAGGAGCGTACGGAGTCCTCGGCGGCTGCCGAGGAGCCGGCCAAGGGCACCAAGGCCGCCGAGCCCGGTGACGCGCGCCTGCGGGCCGCTGTGGCGGCGTGGGTGGCCTCGGCGGACGAGGAGACCCCCGGGGCCGCGGAGACGGCTGCAGAGGGCGCCGAGAAGCGCGATTCCCCGTCCACGGAGGAGGCCGCCGGTTCTGGCGGGTCCGGGGTGTCCGGCCAGCCTGCGGAGGCGAACGTCTCCGCAGGTGACTCGGCTGACGAGGAAGACGCGGACGACGCCGATGGTGCCGGTGCCGGTGCCACCACCGAGGCGGCGGATGAGCCGGGGGACGCGGCCGCCGGCGTCGACAGCGCCTCCGAGCCTGCGGGCGCGGCTGGTTCTGACGCCGCCGATGAGCCCGAGCAGGCCGACGGAGCTGGGGACGAGGACGGCCCCTCCGGCAACACGGGCAACTCCCGCGCCGCCGCCGAGCCCATGGCAGACGCAAAGCGCGCGGAGCCCACGGCTGCCGCGAAGCTTGCCGACCCCAAGTCCGCCGAGTCCACGGCAGACGCCAAGCCTGACAAGCCCGAGGCTGACCCTGAGCCTGCCGGCCCTCAGACGGGCGCTGAGCCCGCCGAGTCCACGGCTGACGCTGAGCCTTCCGGCCCTAAGGCGGACGACAAGCCTGCCGAGCCCAAGGCGGACGCCAAGCCTGCCGAGCCCAAGGCCGACGCCAAGTCCGCCGAGCAGACGGCGGCCGCTGAGCCCGCCGGCCTAAAGACGGATGCCAAAGCCACCAAGCCCACGGCTGGCGCAAAGCCTGCCGACCCCGTGGCGGACGCAAAGCGCGCCGAGCCCAAGGCTGCCGCTGAGCCTGCCGGCCCTAAGGCGGGCGCCAAGTCCGCCGACCCCAAGGCTGACGCAAAGCTTGCCGACCCCAGGGCGGAGGCCAAGCCCTCCGACCCCGAGCCGGAGGCCAAGTCCACCGAGCCCAAGCCGGGCGCCAAGCCCTCCGACCCCGAGCCGGAGGCCAAGTCCACCGAGCCCAAGCCGGGCGCCAAGCCCTCCGACCCCAAGCCGGAGGCCAAGTCCACCGACCCCAAGCCGGGCGCCAAGCCCTCTGACCCTGAGCCGGAGGCCAAGTCCACCGACCCCAAGCCGGGCGCCAAGCCCTCCGATCCCGAGCCGGAGGCCAAGTCCACCGACCCCAAGCCGGACGCCAAGCCCAAACCGGACGCCAAGCCCAAGGCCGACCCCGCCCCCTCGGCGGCCACAGCCACAGCCGCAACAGCAGCCGCAGCCGCCGCCCCCAGCGCCGCCGAAGCCGACAAGCCCTCCGGCGGCAAGAGCAGTGGCAAGAGCTCCGGGGAGGCCAAGACCACCGGCACCCCCGCCCCCGCCGACAGCGCCCCCAAGGCCTCGGCCGACGCCCCTGCCGAATCCGGCACCGAATCCGGCACCGGCGAAAAGCCCTCCGGCGACGACGCCCCCACCGGCGGTGTCGACCAGGCCACCGCCGTGTTCAAGGCGGTGTCGCCGAAGGCCGTCGACCAGCCGACCACCATGCTCAAGCTGGGCGACCACAAGCCCGGGGCCAAGAAGCCGGACGCAAAGCAGGACGCAAAGCCGGACGCAAAGCCCGAAGCGAAGCCCGAGGGTGACGCTGAGCGCACCAGCAAGTTCGTCGCGCTCAAGCCCCTGGACGGCGCCCCGAAGCCCCCGGCAGCCACACCCCCCGGAGCCAAGGCGCCCACGCCAGAGAAGGCGCCCACGCCAGAGAAGGCGCCCACGCCAGAGCAGGCGTCCGCGCCCGAGAAGGCCAACGTAGGTCCCGAGCGCACCACCCAGCAGCCGCTTCCCCCGCGGCCGCCGCTCGATCTCCTCGCCGAGCTGACCAACACGCCGCCGCCTCCGGAGACCCCCGTCCGCACCGCCGTGCGGAGGGTCAAGATCTGGACGCCGCTGGTGCTGCTCCTGGTGATCGTCTTTGCGGTCGTACAGGCCGTGCGGCCCCTGCCGACGCCCACCCTGACGCTCACCGCGAAGGAGACCGTCTCCTTCGAGGGGGGCAAGCCGTCCATGCCGTGGCCGGGTGAGGGCCAGGCGGCGATGGACGTCAACGGCATCGGGACGTTCGGCACGTCCGGCGACCAGAAGCCCGTGCCGATCGCGAGCATCGCCAAGGTCATGACGGTCTATCTCGTCCTGCGCGACCACCCCCTGAAGAAGGGTGGCGACCCCGGTCCGGACATCCCGGTCGACGCCGCGGCGGCCAAGCACTACAAGACGGGCAAGGCGGGCAACGAGTCCGTCGTCAAGGTGACCGAGGGTCAGAAGATCACCGAGTACGAGGCGCTGCAGGCGGTCATGCTGCCGTCCGCGAACAACATCGCCAAGCTGCTCGCCCGCTGGGACACCAAGAGCGATTCCGAGGACGAGTTCGTCGCGAAGATGAACAAGACCGCCAAGGAACTCGGCATGAAGAACACCCACTACACGGACCCCAGCGGCCTGGACAAGACGACCGTCTCCACCGCCGAGGACCTCGTGAAGCTGGGCAGGGCCGCGATGGAGGACCCGGTCTTCAACGAGATCTCCCGCCAGCCCAGCTACAAGGACCTCAACGGCGACAAGCAGAACAACTTCTTCGGGCTCGTCCCGACGGTCGCCATCGGCATCAAGACCGGCACCACCACCGCGGCGGGCGGCAACATCCTCTTCGCCGCGGAGAAGAAGGTCGGCGGCCAGACCCGCACGATCATCGGTGCCGCCCTCGGCCAGTACGGCGACAACGGCGTGGCCAACATCGACGAGGTCACCGGCGTCACCCGCAAGCTCATCGAGGCCGGCCAGGGCGCGCTCACGGCGAAGACGATCGTGAAGAAGGGCGATGTCGTCGGCGAGGTCGACGACGGTCTGGGCGGCACGACCCCGGTCGTCGCCACCAAGGACGTCAAGGCGGCGGGCTGGTCGGGCCTGACCGTGAAGCTGAAGCTCGGCGACAAGGCCGGAAGCACGGTTCCGCACTCCGCGAAGGCCGGCACCCAAGTAGGTGTCCTGAGCGTCGGCGACGGCAAGGACGGCGCCGTCGAGGTGCCCGTCGCGCTCCAGAAGGACCTCGCGGAGCCGGGCCTCGGCGCCAAGCTCACGCGCGTCGGCTGA
- a CDS encoding GPP34 family phosphoprotein: MGKSRRTIPEELLLLALDPATGTTAQPQSLDLGLAGAQLVELALAGRIAPDGDRIAVVMPRPTGDPTLDSALELLRRRGSPVRAVHWIGGPRLGLRQIYLAHLERCGMVHAVSGQMCGVLPTTRYQATETAISRDIRSRLDSAIRTGVPPDPRTAALAALAHAVGLGKHLYPGNEGRSSRSRLRDLIRHDPMGGLVAHAVMDVQNGVAAQPRRSPAPAGPGGPGGPGGPGGGRQPARTAPEPGGVPMQPRRGSMARAVAH, translated from the coding sequence ATGGGCAAGAGCCGCAGAACGATTCCGGAGGAGCTTCTGCTGCTCGCTTTGGACCCGGCCACGGGTACCACAGCGCAGCCGCAGTCGCTCGACCTCGGTCTGGCCGGAGCACAGCTAGTGGAGCTGGCGCTGGCCGGACGGATAGCCCCAGACGGGGATCGTATCGCCGTGGTGATGCCACGGCCGACCGGAGATCCGACTCTGGACTCCGCACTGGAACTGCTGCGCAGGCGCGGCAGCCCGGTTCGGGCGGTCCACTGGATTGGCGGGCCCCGACTGGGGCTGCGCCAGATCTACCTCGCGCACCTGGAGCGGTGCGGCATGGTGCATGCCGTATCGGGCCAGATGTGCGGAGTACTGCCGACGACTCGCTACCAAGCGACGGAGACGGCAATCAGCCGGGACATCAGGTCCCGGCTGGACAGCGCGATCCGCACCGGCGTACCACCGGACCCGCGGACCGCGGCGCTCGCCGCGCTCGCTCACGCAGTGGGACTCGGCAAGCACCTCTACCCCGGCAACGAAGGGCGTTCATCGCGCTCCCGTCTCCGGGACCTGATCAGGCACGACCCGATGGGCGGCCTCGTGGCGCACGCCGTGATGGACGTCCAGAACGGCGTGGCCGCTCAGCCGCGCCGCAGCCCGGCCCCAGCGGGTCCGGGTGGGCCGGGTGGACCAGGTGGACCAGGCGGTGGCCGACAACCGGCCAGGACCGCGCCGGAACCCGGCGGGGTTCCGATGCAGCCGCGCCGCGGATCCATGGCACGTGCCGTGGCCCACTGA
- a CDS encoding helix-turn-helix transcriptional regulator, giving the protein MASSVNPTVRRRRLGQELRRLRELKGMTAEEVAERLLVSQSKISRLENGRRSISQRDVRDLCGVYEVEDHRIVDSLMQMAKDSRQQGWWHSFGDIPYSVYIGLETDAASLRVYDPQVVPGLLQTRAYAEALITGALPETTPTDIEKRVQVRVRRQERISAPENPLRLWTVLDESALRRVVGSRHLMCDQLEHLVEQSQLPHVTVQVIPFEMGAHPGLNGQYAILEFPDAADSSVVYIEGVTSDLYLEKANDVQQYSVMYEHLRAQALNVDQSRQLIADIAKEYAR; this is encoded by the coding sequence GTGGCGTCCAGTGTCAATCCCACCGTCAGGCGACGCCGGTTGGGCCAGGAGCTCCGCAGGCTCCGCGAGCTCAAGGGCATGACGGCCGAGGAGGTCGCCGAGCGCCTGCTGGTCTCGCAGTCGAAGATCAGCCGCCTCGAGAACGGCCGCCGTTCGATCAGCCAGCGCGATGTACGCGACCTCTGCGGGGTCTACGAGGTCGAGGACCACCGCATCGTCGACTCGCTCATGCAAATGGCCAAGGACTCACGCCAGCAGGGCTGGTGGCACTCCTTCGGCGACATTCCGTACAGCGTCTACATCGGCCTGGAGACGGACGCCGCTTCCTTGCGCGTGTACGACCCGCAGGTCGTCCCCGGCCTGCTCCAGACCCGGGCGTACGCGGAGGCGCTGATCACCGGCGCGCTGCCGGAGACCACGCCGACGGACATCGAGAAGCGGGTCCAGGTCCGCGTCCGCCGCCAGGAGCGCATCAGCGCCCCGGAGAATCCGCTGCGTCTGTGGACCGTTCTCGACGAGTCCGCGCTGCGCCGCGTCGTCGGCTCCCGGCATCTGATGTGCGACCAGTTGGAACACCTCGTAGAGCAGTCCCAACTGCCGCATGTGACCGTCCAGGTGATTCCTTTCGAGATGGGCGCGCACCCGGGCCTCAATGGCCAGTACGCGATCCTCGAGTTCCCGGACGCCGCGGATTCCAGCGTGGTCTACATCGAGGGCGTCACGAGCGATCTCTATCTGGAGAAGGCGAACGACGTCCAGCAGTACAGCGTGATGTACGAGCATCTGCGGGCACAGGCCCTGAATGTGGATCAATCACGCCAACTCATCGCAGACATCGCGAAAGAGTACGCGCGCTGA
- a CDS encoding DUF397 domain-containing protein, translating to MAIHQGATNTWVKSSYSTGNGACVEVKSPIASAISVRDSKVTEGPVLAFPSDSWRAFVSEVGREK from the coding sequence ATGGCAATTCATCAGGGCGCTACGAATACGTGGGTCAAGTCCTCGTATTCCACGGGAAACGGCGCGTGTGTCGAGGTCAAGTCGCCGATTGCGTCGGCGATTTCGGTCCGCGACTCGAAGGTCACCGAGGGCCCCGTCCTCGCCTTTCCCTCCGACTCATGGCGCGCGTTCGTCTCCGAAGTCGGCCGGGAGAAGTAA
- a CDS encoding SDR family oxidoreductase, which translates to MRSLLEGKTVVVSGVGAGLGHQVAAAVVRDGGNAVLGARTEANLAKSAGASDPEGTHTAYRPTDITDEAQCEALADLARERFGRIDAVVHVAAWDSYFGGVQDADFATWQQVIDVNLLGTLRMTRACLPALKERGGSVVFIGTQSAVAAPSQVRQAAYAASKGALTSAMYSLAHEVGPDRIRVNTVLPGWMWGPPVEAYVQFTAHTEGVPEEEVRGRLAARMALPDLATDGDVADAAVFLASDMARAITGQSLLVNAGELMR; encoded by the coding sequence ATGCGCTCGCTCCTCGAAGGAAAGACCGTCGTCGTGTCGGGAGTCGGCGCCGGCCTCGGCCACCAGGTCGCGGCCGCCGTCGTACGGGACGGGGGCAACGCCGTGCTCGGGGCGCGCACGGAGGCGAACCTCGCCAAGTCGGCCGGCGCGAGCGACCCCGAGGGCACGCACACGGCGTACCGCCCGACCGACATCACCGACGAGGCCCAGTGCGAGGCACTCGCGGACCTGGCGCGCGAGCGCTTCGGGCGGATCGACGCGGTGGTCCATGTGGCCGCCTGGGACAGCTACTTCGGCGGGGTGCAGGACGCGGACTTCGCCACCTGGCAGCAGGTCATCGACGTCAACCTGCTCGGCACGCTGCGGATGACGCGGGCCTGTCTGCCCGCGCTCAAGGAGCGGGGCGGCTCGGTGGTGTTCATCGGCACGCAGTCGGCCGTCGCGGCTCCGTCGCAGGTGCGGCAGGCGGCGTACGCGGCGTCGAAGGGGGCGCTGACGTCGGCGATGTACTCCCTGGCGCACGAGGTGGGTCCTGACCGGATCCGCGTGAACACGGTGCTGCCCGGCTGGATGTGGGGCCCGCCGGTCGAGGCGTACGTCCAGTTCACCGCGCACACCGAGGGCGTGCCGGAGGAGGAGGTGCGGGGCCGCCTCGCGGCACGGATGGCGCTGCCGGACCTGGCGACGGACGGGGACGTGGCGGACGCGGCGGTGTTCCTGGCGTCGGACATGGCGCGGGCGATCACGGGCCAGTCGCTCCTGGTGAACGCGGGAGAGCTGATGCGGTAG
- a CDS encoding sodium:solute symporter family protein, with amino-acid sequence MNSLDWAVLIGYFGIMVAIGVWSHKRVDNVSDFFTAGGKMPWWLSGISHHMSGYSAVMFTGYAGIAYTYGVTSFITWSFPIALGIAIGSKLFAPRINRLRSRLHVASPLEYLKNRYNLKTQQALAWSGMLLKIVDVAAKWAAIATLLSVFTGISINQGILITGVITAIYCTIGGLWADALTELGQFIIQLLAGIAMFVAVVSKLGPHGGFFGVWDEPELQGHAEPLVGPYGTIFLLAFLFIKLFEYNGGMLNQAQRYMATSSPREAARSARLSAILWLVWPVILFFPMWMSPLLVDAKKPDGSDSYALMTEQLLPHGLLGLVIVGFFSHTMAMCSSDANAIAAVFTRDVAPVLSRQARRWNERSGLLAARLTTVIFLGLSMAVATQVNSPTFKDIITVVIKWVAGLMGPIAIPMMLGLLRTFRKSGPTAALTSWSMGLLAFWLVNYPINWSVEGGVPLEYQVSIPLAVSLVLYILVGYLRPEDTPERDAIIEKINTDGDGSAGSAVVPPPAEAADEVVAPRGPLP; translated from the coding sequence ATGAACAGTCTCGACTGGGCCGTGCTCATCGGCTACTTCGGCATCATGGTCGCGATCGGCGTCTGGTCCCACAAGCGCGTGGACAACGTGAGCGACTTCTTCACCGCGGGCGGCAAGATGCCCTGGTGGCTGTCCGGCATCTCGCACCACATGTCCGGCTACAGCGCGGTGATGTTCACCGGGTACGCGGGCATCGCGTACACCTACGGCGTCACGTCCTTCATCACCTGGTCCTTCCCGATCGCGCTCGGCATCGCCATCGGCTCGAAGCTCTTCGCGCCCCGCATCAACCGGCTCCGCTCACGGCTGCACGTGGCATCGCCGCTCGAATACCTCAAGAACCGCTACAACCTGAAGACACAGCAGGCCCTCGCCTGGTCCGGAATGCTCCTGAAGATCGTGGACGTGGCGGCCAAGTGGGCGGCCATCGCCACCCTGCTGTCCGTCTTCACCGGCATCTCGATCAACCAGGGCATCCTGATCACCGGCGTGATCACCGCCATCTACTGCACCATCGGCGGCCTGTGGGCCGACGCGCTCACCGAGCTCGGCCAGTTCATCATCCAACTCCTGGCCGGTATCGCCATGTTCGTAGCTGTGGTGTCGAAGCTCGGGCCGCACGGCGGCTTCTTCGGCGTCTGGGACGAGCCCGAACTCCAGGGCCACGCAGAGCCGTTGGTCGGGCCGTACGGGACGATCTTCCTGCTCGCGTTCCTCTTCATCAAGCTCTTCGAGTACAACGGCGGCATGCTCAACCAGGCCCAGCGCTACATGGCCACGTCGAGCCCCCGCGAGGCCGCGCGCTCGGCACGGCTCTCGGCGATCCTGTGGCTGGTGTGGCCGGTCATCCTCTTCTTCCCCATGTGGATGTCCCCGCTCCTGGTGGACGCGAAGAAGCCCGACGGCTCCGACTCGTACGCCCTGATGACCGAACAGCTGCTGCCTCACGGCCTGTTGGGCCTGGTCATCGTCGGCTTCTTCTCGCACACGATGGCCATGTGCTCCTCGGACGCCAACGCCATCGCTGCGGTGTTCACGCGGGACGTGGCGCCGGTGCTCTCCCGGCAGGCAAGGCGCTGGAACGAACGCTCGGGCCTGCTCGCGGCCCGTCTGACGACGGTGATCTTCCTGGGGCTCTCGATGGCGGTGGCCACCCAGGTCAACTCCCCCACCTTCAAGGACATCATCACGGTCGTCATCAAGTGGGTGGCGGGCCTGATGGGCCCGATCGCGATCCCGATGATGCTGGGTCTGCTGCGCACGTTCCGCAAGTCCGGGCCGACCGCGGCGCTGACCAGCTGGTCGATGGGGCTGCTCGCCTTCTGGCTGGTCAACTACCCGATCAACTGGAGCGTCGAGGGCGGGGTGCCGCTGGAGTACCAGGTCTCGATCCCGCTGGCGGTCTCGCTGGTCCTCTACATCCTGGTCGGCTATCTGAGGCCGGAGGACACTCCGGAGCGGGACGCGATCATCGAGAAGATCAATACGGATGGGGATGGCTCCGCCGGTTCAGCAGTTGTTCCGCCCCCGGCCGAGGCGGCGGACGAAGTGGTGGCCCCGCGCGGTCCGTTGCCGTAG
- a CDS encoding ADP-ribosylglycohydrolase family protein, with the protein MSTAAATGVWGRAEQQDFRSRVRGTLLGAAVGDALGAPVDSLSLDGIREAHGAEGLTEPAPAHGRRGAVTAATQLTLFTVDGLIRAQVRRDTGAWHPPTDLHRAYRRWAATQSDWGPDERRKEDGWLAREEWLYSRRSPARACLVGLGDEHMGTLEAPKNPEEQGAEAVTRSAPFGLLVGWEPQLVLQLAVECAVQTHGHPTAYLAAGAHTVLVHGLARGESLDGAIQRALALLAARPGHQPVTDALKHALGAVRQGMPTPSRVEELMGDGGAEGALAAAVYCALVGEDIRHGLRLAVNHGGASAAAGALCGALLGALHGETALPPGWLTELEGRATILELADDFAMEMTQGPALHGPAVSSPGWLARYPRA; encoded by the coding sequence GTGAGCACCGCAGCAGCCACCGGAGTCTGGGGCCGCGCCGAGCAGCAGGACTTCCGCAGCCGGGTCCGGGGCACGCTGCTCGGGGCCGCCGTCGGGGACGCGCTGGGCGCGCCCGTCGACTCACTGAGCCTCGACGGGATACGGGAGGCCCACGGCGCCGAGGGGCTCACCGAACCCGCCCCCGCCCACGGCAGGCGCGGCGCGGTCACCGCCGCCACGCAGCTGACCCTCTTCACGGTCGACGGACTCATACGCGCCCAGGTGCGGCGCGACACCGGCGCCTGGCATCCGCCCACCGATCTGCACCGTGCCTACCGCCGCTGGGCGGCCACCCAGAGCGACTGGGGCCCCGACGAGCGGCGCAAGGAAGACGGGTGGCTGGCCCGCGAGGAGTGGCTCTACTCGCGCCGCTCGCCCGCCCGCGCCTGTCTGGTCGGGCTCGGGGACGAGCACATGGGGACGCTCGAAGCCCCCAAGAACCCGGAGGAACAGGGAGCCGAGGCCGTCACCCGGTCCGCTCCCTTCGGGCTCCTGGTCGGCTGGGAGCCGCAACTGGTGCTCCAGCTCGCCGTGGAGTGCGCCGTACAGACGCACGGGCACCCCACCGCCTACCTCGCCGCGGGCGCGCACACCGTCCTCGTGCACGGTCTGGCCCGCGGTGAGTCCCTGGACGGAGCCATCCAGCGGGCGCTCGCCCTGCTGGCCGCCCGGCCCGGCCACCAGCCCGTGACCGACGCGCTGAAACACGCCCTGGGAGCCGTGCGGCAGGGGATGCCCACTCCCTCCCGGGTGGAGGAACTGATGGGCGACGGGGGAGCCGAGGGCGCGCTCGCCGCCGCCGTCTACTGCGCTCTCGTGGGCGAGGACATCCGGCACGGGCTGCGGCTCGCCGTCAATCACGGGGGCGCGTCGGCTGCCGCGGGCGCCCTGTGCGGGGCACTGCTCGGCGCGCTGCACGGCGAGACCGCGCTGCCTCCGGGCTGGCTCACGGAGCTGGAGGGACGGGCCACGATCCTTGAGCTGGCGGACGACTTCGCGATGGAGATGACACAGGGGCCCGCGCTGCACGGGCCGGCGGTGTCGTCGCCGGGGTGGCTCGCAAGGTATCCGCGGGCGTGA